In Hippoglossus hippoglossus isolate fHipHip1 chromosome 24, fHipHip1.pri, whole genome shotgun sequence, a single genomic region encodes these proteins:
- the psmc6 gene encoding 26S proteasome regulatory subunit 10B, with protein sequence MADGREKGLQDYRKKLLEHKEVDGRLKELREQLREQTKQYEKSENDLKALQSVGQIVGEVLKQLTEEKFIVKATNGPRYVVGCRRQLDKSQLKPGTRVALDMTTLTIMRYLPREVDPLVYNMSHEDPGSVSYSEIGGLSEQIRELREVIELPLTNPELFLRVGIIPPKGCLLYGPPGTGKTLLARAVASQLDCNFLKVVSSSIVDKYIGESARLIREMFNYARDHQPCIIFMDEIDAIGGRRFSEGTSADREIQRTLMELLNQMDGFDTLHRVKMIMATNRPDTLDPALLRPGRLDRKIHIELPNEQARLDILKIHSSPITKHGEIDYEAIVKLSDGFNGADLRNVCTEAGLFAIRADREYVTQEDFMKAVRKVADSKKLESKLDYKPI encoded by the exons ATGGCGGACGGCAGAGAGAAAGGACTGCAGGATTACAGGAAAAAATTACTCGAACACAAAGAAGTTGACGGGCGGTTAAAAGAAT tGAGAGAGCAACTGAGAGAACAAACCAAACAGTATGAGAAGTCAGAGAACGACTTGAAGGCTCTGCAGAGTGTCGGACAG ATTGTTGGAGAAGTGCTCAAACAGCTGACCGAAGAGAAAT TCATTGTCAAGGCTACCAATGGCCCCCGATATGTGGTTGGATGCCGCAGACAG TTGGATAAGTCGCAGCTGAAGCCAGGCACCAGAGTGGCTTTGGACATGACCACGCTCACTATAATGAG GTACCTTCCCAGAGAGGTGGACCCTCTGGTGTACAACATGTCTCATGAGGACCCTGGCAGTGTCTCCTACTCTGAAATTGGAGGCTTGTCTGAACAGATCCGTGAGCTGAGAGAG GTTATTGAGCTGCCTCTGACCAACCCTGAGCTCTTCCTGAGAGTGGGAATCATCCCCCCTAAAGGCTGCCTGCTCTATGGGCCTCCAG GTACTGGAAAGACTCTTCTTGCCAGAGCAGTAGCCAGTCAGCTGGACTGTAACTTCCTCAAG GTGGTGTCCAGCTCAATTGTGGACAAGTACATTGGTGAGAGTGCCAGGTTGATTCGAGAGATGTTCAACTATGCCAGGGACCACCAGCCATGCATCATCTTTATGGATGAGATTGATGCCATCG GTGGACGTCGATTCTCTGAGGGAACCTCTGCTGACAGAGAGATTCAAAGGACACTGATGGAG CTTCTTAACCAGATGGACGGCTTTGACACGCTGCACAGAGTCAAGATGATCATGGCCACCAACAGACCTGACACCCTGGATCCCGCCCTGCTGCGACCTGGCAGACTGGACCGTAAAATCC ACATTGAACTACCCAATGAACAGGCTCGCCTGGACATCCTAAAGATCCACTCAAGTCCCATCACCAAGCACGGAGAAATAG ATTATGAAGCCATAGTGAAACTGTCGGACGGCTTCAATGGAGCTGATCTGAGAAACGTGTGCACAGAAGCAG GTCTGTTTGCCATCCGTGCTGACCGGGAGTACGTCACTCAGGAAGACTTCATGAAAGCTGTGCGGAAAGTGGCCGATTCAAAGAAGCTCGAGTCCAAACTGGACTACAAGCCTATATAA